The genomic DNA TGGACATTATGACAATTGCTAAAGACATTAATACCTATGATATATCTATCCGTCCTTATGAAGACTGCTGTACTTTGTTTTTGCCCAAATCGCCAAAAACAAAGCCTGATCGAGATCATGCTAGTCGGTTTGAAAAAAACCTGCCCGTTGAAGATTTGTTGCAGGAGGCTCTGACTGGTGTTGAAACGATAGAGATCGGCAAACAGAGCGATATCATTCAAGATCTCTTTTGATGAAATAATTACCATAAAAAAACTCGTACATTTTGTGCATGAGATTGGCTCAATCAACAGACTCTATAGGTACACAAGGAGGTGAGACATCATGGCAGACAACAACAGTAACCAAATTCTTGTCCCTGGTGTTGAGCAAGCTCTTGACCAAATGAAAACCGAAATTGCTTCTGAATTCGGTGTTAATCTTGGTGCTGACACCACTTCTCGCGCCAACGGTTCCGTTGGTGGCGAAATCACTAAACGTCTAGTTGCCCAAGCGCAACAACAGTTTGGTGGTCGCCAATAATTAAATAAAAAATGGCTTAAAGAGTGGCGGATATTCCGCCACTCTTTTTTTCTTAGGACTTTTTTTCGAAAAAAAGTTCAAAAAATTATCTGTTTTTAATACAATAGAAGGAGAGTGATTACAATTGGAGGGAGTTTTGTGGTGATGAATTTAATTGCACCGGAAAACTATAACTTAACAAGTGAAATGGATAAGTATGCCCAAGATAAGGACAAGATCGCGTTGGTTTATGAATCCAATGAAGGGCATGAAGAAACGTGGACTTATGATAGCTTAACAAAAAAAGCTAATCAATTGGCCAATGGTTTTGTTAAACAAGGGCTTGTCAAAGGTGACCGGATACTAATCATGATGCCGAGGTCTATGGAGACCTACGCTGTCTATATGGCGTCCCTAAAGGCTGGTTTAGTCATTATCCCTTCTTCAGAAATGTTGAGGCCTAAGGATTTAACGTATCGTTTGAATCATGCTGAGGTGAAGGCCGTTTTCGTTCATCATACGTTAATCAAGAATATAGACCAAACCTCACCTAG from Tuberibacillus sp. Marseille-P3662 includes the following:
- a CDS encoding alpha/beta-type small acid-soluble spore protein, which produces MADNNSNQILVPGVEQALDQMKTEIASEFGVNLGADTTSRANGSVGGEITKRLVAQAQQQFGGRQ